TATGCATCAAATACGGAGGACTTGAACACGCTCAAGCCATAGTCAATATGCCGCATCTCCGGCAGGCGGGCTTTTTTGTCATAGACCACCACGCGGCCATCGCGGAAGACGATGTTGCTGACATCATACTGGCCATGGTTTTCAAACACCGTCATCAAGGCGGGTCGGCCGCTGCGGCGGAAGGTAGCGACAATCGACGCGTATTCGATGGGCAGATAGGAATCGCCGTAGATCATGATGAACTCAGGCCCGAGCTTGGGCAGAGCCAACTTGAGCGCACCGCCGGTGCCCAGCAGCACCGGACCATCAAAGGAATAATCGAGTTGGAGGTCAAAGGCCGCGCCGTCACCGTAATCGCGCTGGATCATTTCCCCCAGGTAGCCGACACAGAGTACCACGCGCCGGACGCCGCGCTGGCGCAACAGCCGCAATTGATGCGAGAGAAA
The sequence above is a segment of the Verrucomicrobiota bacterium genome. Coding sequences within it:
- a CDS encoding nucleotidyltransferase family protein; translated protein: MDLPVALLAGGLATRLRPITEKIPKSLVTVAGEPFLSHQLRLLRQRGVRRVVLCVGYLGEMIQRDYGDGAAFDLQLDYSFDGPVLLGTGGALKLALPKLGPEFIMIYGDSYLPIEYASIVATFRRSGRPALMTVFENHGQYDVSNIVFRDGRVVVYDKKARLPEMRHIDYGLSVFKSSVFDAYPADRPFDLAQVMGDLVRRNQMTGYEVPERFFEIGSHSGLEELDILLANR